A DNA window from Amycolatopsis sp. DSM 110486 contains the following coding sequences:
- a CDS encoding helix-turn-helix domain-containing protein codes for MKTRAEIAESAASSDPDVGLRAVAALRALAEELETLQVDRARLSGWSWQDIAARLGVSKQTVHRKHGRRIRGPK; via the coding sequence ATGAAGACACGAGCGGAGATCGCCGAGAGCGCGGCCAGTTCCGACCCCGACGTCGGATTGCGGGCGGTGGCGGCGCTGCGGGCGCTGGCGGAGGAACTGGAGACACTGCAGGTGGACCGGGCGCGCCTGTCGGGGTGGTCGTGGCAGGACATCGCGGCCCGGCTCGGCGTGAGCAAGCAGACGGTGCACCGCAAGCACGGCCGCAGAATCCGGGGGCCGAAATGA
- a CDS encoding ArsR family transcriptional regulator produces the protein MSSSVPTGDELVQILATLANPHRLRVIAALSRERNYVSRLARELGISRALLQVHLRKLEAANLVSARMELSEDGKAMKFYEVRPFVLDLTPEAVVVAVRTLTTPGESEGTR, from the coding sequence ATGAGCAGCTCTGTGCCGACCGGGGACGAGCTCGTGCAGATCCTCGCGACGCTGGCCAACCCTCACCGGTTGCGGGTGATCGCGGCACTGAGCCGTGAGCGCAACTACGTCAGCAGGCTGGCGCGCGAGCTGGGCATCAGTCGCGCGCTGCTGCAGGTTCACCTGCGGAAGCTGGAAGCGGCCAACCTGGTGTCGGCGCGGATGGAGCTCTCGGAAGACGGGAAAGCAATGAAGTTCTACGAGGTGCGGCCATTCGTGCTGGACCTGACACCTGAAGCCGTGGTGGTCGCGGTCCGCACGCTGACCACGCCCGGCGAATCGGAAGGAACCCGGTGA
- a CDS encoding MMPL family transporter yields MQHRAPAIIGWLALVALALLISAVAPGEGARAVDPGESGRAEVALDAQGKHEPVRENVLVQPESDGRAPFSANPAVRAATGDLVATLRAVPGAVAEVLSPLDDSSRISGDGRSGLVTFVLAGPDDQVSAHYRAATEAVGQVAARHPQARLAQAGDVSLNDVVNDSLGHDVERAGLISLVLTLAILLIVFGALVAAVLPVLLAMTAVAGAFGLLGVIDKAVPVNSAVNAIVLLIGMAVGVDYTLFSLRRVREERAAGHTDDEALRITARTSGRVIVVSGVTVILCLSAMLFTGLDNLRGAGLGTAVVVAAAMAGAVTFLPALISLLGPRIDRGRLPWIGRRRTAAAESRAWSVVVRTVVRRPLAWGGAAALVLIIAALPASDMRLEDAGALHSVPRSVPAMDAAIRVNEAFPGVIAPAKIVVWDDDGGVVDKAGVAQALAGLGRRVTTSGGLLSQPITTVTVGRALVVRVPLAGSVTDPESYRALEDLRTDILPATFGKVSGIQYAVTGKTAIAYDFTAVLSGRIPIVFAAVLLMAFVLLAVSFRSIAIPIISIVLNLLSIGAAYGALTWIFQDGHLSSVFGFTSYGGVVSWLPMFLFVMLFGLSMDYHVFILSRVRERRESGMDLREAIVSGIGRSAGVVTSAAVIMTAVFGVFVMLNAIEYKMLGLSMAVAVLVDATLVRGVLLPAALALLPPRSWKPSRWTRPG; encoded by the coding sequence GTGCAGCACCGCGCGCCGGCGATCATCGGTTGGCTCGCACTGGTCGCACTTGCCCTGCTCATCAGCGCCGTTGCCCCGGGTGAGGGCGCACGCGCCGTGGACCCGGGCGAGTCGGGTCGCGCCGAAGTCGCCCTCGATGCGCAAGGAAAGCACGAGCCCGTGCGGGAGAACGTGCTGGTGCAGCCAGAAAGCGACGGACGAGCGCCGTTCTCGGCCAACCCGGCAGTCCGCGCCGCGACCGGTGATCTGGTCGCGACACTTCGAGCCGTACCGGGAGCGGTGGCCGAAGTCCTTTCGCCGCTGGATGATTCGAGCCGGATTTCCGGCGACGGCCGGTCCGGCCTCGTCACCTTCGTGCTCGCAGGCCCCGACGACCAGGTCTCGGCTCATTACCGGGCTGCCACCGAGGCCGTCGGGCAGGTGGCCGCACGCCATCCGCAGGCGCGGCTCGCCCAGGCAGGTGACGTGAGCCTGAACGACGTGGTCAACGACTCCCTCGGCCACGACGTCGAGCGCGCCGGGCTCATCTCGTTGGTGCTCACCCTGGCGATTCTGCTGATCGTGTTCGGCGCGCTGGTCGCCGCCGTCCTGCCCGTGCTGCTGGCCATGACCGCCGTGGCGGGTGCGTTCGGGCTGCTCGGGGTGATCGACAAGGCGGTGCCCGTCAACAGCGCGGTGAACGCGATCGTGCTGCTCATCGGGATGGCGGTGGGAGTCGATTACACCCTCTTCTCGCTCCGTCGGGTCCGCGAGGAACGCGCTGCCGGACACACTGACGACGAGGCACTGAGGATCACCGCCCGAACGTCCGGACGCGTCATCGTTGTTTCCGGGGTGACGGTGATCCTCTGTTTGTCCGCCATGCTGTTCACCGGCCTGGACAACCTGCGGGGTGCCGGTCTGGGTACCGCCGTCGTGGTGGCCGCCGCGATGGCCGGCGCGGTGACGTTCCTGCCGGCGCTCATTTCGCTGCTGGGTCCGAGAATCGACCGCGGACGCCTGCCGTGGATCGGCCGCCGGCGAACGGCCGCAGCCGAATCCCGGGCCTGGTCGGTGGTGGTCCGCACCGTGGTCCGGCGCCCACTGGCCTGGGGCGGCGCAGCCGCACTGGTGCTCATCATTGCCGCGCTGCCCGCGTCTGACATGCGGTTGGAAGACGCCGGTGCCCTGCACAGCGTGCCCCGCAGTGTTCCCGCGATGGACGCGGCGATCCGGGTCAACGAAGCGTTTCCCGGCGTGATCGCGCCCGCGAAGATCGTTGTCTGGGACGACGACGGCGGCGTCGTCGACAAAGCCGGAGTTGCGCAAGCGCTGGCAGGCCTTGGCCGGCGCGTAACCACGAGCGGCGGCTTGCTTTCCCAGCCAATCACCACCGTCACGGTGGGCCGCGCCCTGGTGGTCCGGGTGCCACTGGCCGGTTCCGTGACCGACCCAGAATCCTATCGAGCGCTGGAGGACCTGAGGACCGACATTCTGCCGGCCACCTTCGGGAAGGTGAGTGGCATCCAGTATGCCGTCACCGGCAAAACGGCGATCGCCTACGACTTCACGGCCGTGCTGTCCGGGCGGATTCCGATCGTCTTCGCCGCCGTGCTCCTGATGGCATTCGTCCTGCTGGCCGTGTCCTTCCGCTCGATCGCGATCCCGATCATCTCGATCGTGCTCAACCTGCTGTCCATCGGCGCCGCCTACGGCGCACTGACCTGGATCTTCCAGGACGGTCACCTCTCGTCCGTCTTCGGTTTCACCAGTTACGGCGGTGTGGTCTCGTGGCTGCCGATGTTCCTCTTCGTCATGCTGTTCGGGCTGAGCATGGACTACCACGTCTTCATCCTGAGCCGGGTCCGCGAACGGCGCGAGAGCGGAATGGACCTGCGCGAAGCGATCGTGAGCGGGATCGGGCGCAGCGCCGGCGTCGTGACGAGCGCGGCCGTGATCATGACCGCGGTCTTCGGCGTCTTCGTCATGCTCAACGCGATCGAGTACAAAATGCTGGGCTTGAGCATGGCCGTCGCAGTGCTTGTCGACGCTACCCTCGTCCGCGGAGTGCTACTCCCCGCCGCGTTGGCACTCCTGCCTCCACGGTCTTGGAAGCCGTCACGGTGGACGCGGCCCGGATGA